cacatacTTCCTCTTCTTGATTTCATAGTCATCCTACAGACTACAGACCACAATCTGGTGTTGCCTAGCTACATTCTGTTCCCTTCACCTGCATGTCTAATGAATTCTGCTCTAATCACCGCTCTCTCCCTCCCGTGGGACACTCTCTACCACTTCATCCAACTTCCTCCAGAATTCCCTGTGTGCATACACCCCGTgatgcacacacactgacaacattcaatacacccccccaccccttcgATTTCCAGCTACAACTTATGATCCTCCTTAAGTTGTTAAAAATGCAAAGTAGAAATTTTGATAAGGAGCTGACATAGTGTTCTGTTGGTACTGACTGGGCTTTGGCCTCTCTGTACTCTTCTGTCTCAGAGTCCTCATCCTCGGAGTAGATTCCAGGGTCTTTACCTCCTCTAAGCAGTCCTCTGGCAGCCAGCAGGCCTGCAGCATTGCCATATCCAGTATACTTAATGAACCTTGAAACTTGAAAGAGAGCATATTACTGTTAAAATGGCAGCATTCTAGCACAATAAAAAGAGCAATGAAATTAGGATCATTTATGCACCTGACGACCTCAAAATAAGCTGATATTTTTTGTCTAAGCATGTCCAGTGAAGAGATGCTTCATACTATAAAAACTGGCCTTCAAAGTCTATCAGAGCAGGTTCAAAGTTGGCTCTTTTTAAGTCACCTTAATTTTTCCAGCATTTATGAATTCTCGTAACTTCATAAGTACAGGAAATAGCTACGTGACATTTTTATGGATGAACTTTAGTTTCTACTAAAAAACGCAACCAAATCAATTTTACACCTAAAAATGTCTTTAGAAACAaaactttttatatatttacaacAGTGCGAAAAATGTTCGCCCCCTTCCTGTTTTCCCGTATGTTtgttacatttaaatgtttcagatcagcaaacaaatttaaatagcagacaaagacaagacaaggaaacacaaaatgcagtttctaaatgaaggtgttCATAATTAagggtgaaaaaaaatccagaccCACTTGGCCCTGAGTGAAAAAGTGAATCCTGAAAGAGGATGTCTGGCTAGCTGTTCACCACCTCAAGCTGAAGTGCACTTGGGTTCTGCCTCAGTCTCATACCTCAGACGATTTATAATCTTATTGGGTGAAACACACTATGCAATATGGAAGGTCTTCCTTTACCTACATTTCTTTTACTTGAGAAACGTAGGGTGCTACAGAGGGTGGTGAAGGCTGCACAGAGAGTTGTCAGAGGCAGCCTCCCAACCATCACAGACGTATACACCTCAAGATGCAGGAAGAGGGCCACCTGTATCATGAAGGACCCCACTCACCCAGCACACACACTCTTCGTCaagctcccctcaggcaggaggctgagGAGCATTAAATGCAAAACCACCAGACTGAGAAACAGCTTCATTCCAGATGCTGTGAGACTTCTCAGTGCATAAATGGACAAGAACTGATATTGTAGCACCTTAATCACTACTGACACTTACTGACACTGTCATTTTATCAATGCGGGTCATCATGCCCTTTTGCTGCTAAAGTATTTATACCTACATTCTATATCCATACTCCATACTGGTAGTCAGGTTGTTGCACTCTATTTATCATATTATTTATCGTGTTATTCTATTACTtgttattctgttttgtttaaaagacaacaactatttatttattactttttttaaaattcagtttcttcgttattctgtttctattcGCTCTGGGACCGTGTGTACATCATGTCGTTCCACCTCATGTAAACATGTGATGCGAATGACAATAAAGCTTCTTGAATCCTTGAATTGTGATTACTCTGTATTAAAAGAATCTTCCaatataacatttttatgtacagCTATTTGGAGCCTTCAGTCCTTTGTTTGAGAATCTTTTAAATTTAGTTAGTGTCGGGTACTCGTTCTGTCTGTTTCCACTGTTTCCATCAGATGGCATGCAACTGTCCGTTCTATTGTTGAAAATGTAGCAAAAAAATACTGTTTAACAAAGACTTTGTTCTTAACATCTAGAAATATTATAAGATGCCAACAGTGTTGGGTACTGACTAGCATTAACTCGTAGTTCTTAACGTATTCACGATCTTAAAggtagttttattttctttgcagaCAACCTGGTGGGTTTCAGCTTGATTTGATGAACTGAAACAGCTGTTTCCAGGGACGGTCTTGCTAGTTTAAAAAGTTCCATAAACCTTCTCTGTTGTCAGTAATGTTGCCGGCTCAGCTGGACCTTTCAAAGAGTTTCTGTGTAGTCAGGATGTGATCACATTATGTTTGTTGCAAGCTAGTTCTTGCTGCAAGGTGTTTAATCATTACAGTTACATGTATATACTTTGCCATGGCAGATCTCTGCAGAAAGTTGTCTTGTTGCACATATCCTCACAGACGGGCTATGACTCTTCCAATTATCttaatttatattaaatatacaaGCTTAACATGCTCACGGGAAAACTTGCTTTGATGCATTCTTGGTTATCATGACAGAACATGTTGATCATCAAAGATTTGCTAAAGTTAGTGCACAACAAAAAGTTAACTGaatttttttctcatatttgactaattttagatgaaatgACCCAGTACACTCACTCCAGTATTCAGGAGGAGCTATTCAGGAATTTGTGGTTTTAAAGGTTCAGTGTGAACTTATTTTTTTCTGGAGAGAAGGTGGAGTGACTTTAACATCACCTTTGTACCTTAGTGATTGCTTCTCTCTCATCAAAAAAGTGATTTTGCATCACTCTCTCTCACCACTTTCTTTGCAGAGAACAAAGAGGAATTCAGCCGCACAGTCCTTGACGTCAGTGTCAATGAGGGTCATAAGGCGGACTATTTTATTCCTCAGCGTGTTGCCCACCTCTGGCCTGTTTTTCACATCACGTAGTGGTGGCAGCACCTAAAACACAACCCACAcataaacatataaacataCAAGAACAATCAAAATAGCTAAAATGTTCAGAGATAATCTCTGTAAGATGAATAACTGACTTTTGACCTGAGGAACTTCCTGGTCTCTCTGTGGATACGGGCACTCTCGGTCAACAAGTTCAGTGATGGAAGAAGGGTCTCCTTCAGCTTATGACCCTttgagacagacagacatgcaAACTTGTCAGTTGTAGGAAAGCAGctaaaatgtggattattagAGCACATTTTAAACAACCGGTTTAAGACTTTTCAAATGTAATGATCTACAatgtggatctgagggcagcaAATGAGACACGCTCAGCCTGGTTTGTAGTAAACATGCCTTTGTCAACAACATAGCAATTTGTTATGAATTTATGTTAGATATACTTTAGTGCACCTCagcttttatttcatattaactGTAGAGGTAATGAACCACCAACAGCATGCACTTGTGGCTCGTCTTACCCGGTCAAGTCTTTTCTCCATGAATTTTAGCAGCGTGTTCACAGCATCCATGTTGACACCCATATATTCAATGGAACCTTGCTGCACCTTGGGCATCAATAATACATCCAAACAAGGCAGAGGGAGGTTACCTAGTAAATTCACAGTATggctgaaaaaagaaaggacaaaGGAATGAAGGGCGTGGCGTCACAGGGGAGCAATGACTATATAAATCAAGTAACCAGAGAACAGAGAATCACCTGTGAAACTCTTCAGTCCGCTCCTCTCCATCAGCGTGGCTCATTAGACAGTGCCTCAGTATGGCTCCCAAATGTCTGTacacagctgcctcttcctTCACATATACATCAGACACAAGTTGTTCACCAGTCATGATGAGAACTCTCATCTTTCTTTGAAtttacaacaaaatgtttaaatctTGTGACTCTCTCCTAATTAATCTAATTTGCTTCGTTACCTCATCAACTTTGCGTCTGTTTATGTCAAACGTGATGTTGAATAGTATTTTCAGTATCTCCATAGCTAGTTCTGTCTGCTGCCGGCTCAGTGGGGGCAGCTCTTCGGTCGGGATGCCTTCAAAACCTGCTCTTGCTGTCTCCAGGGTCCCTGAGCAGCATAGACCCAGTGTGGCTTCCAAGTGGTTTCCTTGAATTACAGACAAGACACAAGTTATCAACAGGTTCTTTAGGTTTGCTTAATTGTACCATGTCTTTACCAAATTTACTTCATCTGGATGCTTTCCTgataatgtttgtttgttttgggggttttttaacctttttttttttttaatgaaatgaaaataaaatgaatgggTTTTTGAACTTTAGTCAGCTTCAGATCTGACTCCATCTTTTGGGCTAAGGTCCACCTCTCATATTTGTTTTTCCATATTCAtccaacaaagaaacaaagaaagctAAACCAATCACACAACATCCTTGGAAAAGGTAACAAATCACCTAGAAGGCTGACACCATGAAGCTCCTGAGCCAGCTGTGCCCTGACATCCACTCTTAGGGCAGTCAGCAGGAAGGTTAGGCGCAAGTCAAAGAAACGTACCTGTGAAGAGAAACCTTATTTTGAATGCATATGTTGCATTCTAGCAAATATTCAGTAACAAATACGCTTCAAAAACTACATCTGCCAGCTATAGTACtcctttaaaaatgcattaaagaaacattttcattaCAGTTGTCATAGTGCTTGGTCTCTGACCCAGAGATTGTGTTTGGAGACTAAATTTTGACTCATCATGATTACTCTGGTTTGGTCTTGATGTTTTAAGTCTCTGCTTTAGAGCTTCTCTGTGTCTTTCCTCAGTTTGCCTTCAAGCTTCATTTTACTTATTGTGCTTTTGTGCTTTCCCTGTATTTCCCATTAAGTCTGTGTTGGTGTAACATGGCCCTTGTCagctacttcctgtttattCTGATAGTGTCTTCATGgtgctgtgttttttctttgattCCCAGTGCTGCCATTTTTGTTTGACTCTACAGTGAACACAACAAATAATTCTACATTTGGAAAATCTCACATTAAAGAGCTATCTGTCTGAGTAATGGTCATACCTCATAGTTCCAAGTAGGATCATGACACTGTTTCAATCTCTCTGCCACACCTTTAATTAGCTGCAGATCTGCTGCTACCATCTGACATCAACCCAGTGACAGAAATCCAGTCAGATTTTATAGATTATCACCAACCAATTAAAATGTGTTAATCTGAGGAATGCAAGgcacagcagactgacctgtCCTGTCTCATTGTGCAGCAGGATGTTGCAGATGGACTTGAGTGCCTCAACAATCACTTCCTGGTCAGGATTTTCTGAAGGAGGGGAAGATTCTTTCAGCACTTTACTACATAGTCCCGTCTCTTCCTCGTCTCCTCCCGCATCCTCttctaagaaaagaaagatTTGCAATTTTGTTTAGCTTGGTCTGCCAACAACATGAACTCCCTTCAGCTAATCCATGATGTTTATTGATGGAGGAGAAAGATTATAAAGTAtatgtcatgatcctgggtcttttgacccagcgttttgtgttttctattaTTGTGATGTATTTTGGTTCTGGTTTTCTAGCTCTTTggtttttggttctgttcttcctcagtTAATGTCTAGTCATTTCTGCCTGTGTATGCCCCTGTGTCAAGTCCGTGTTTCTTagtctgtgtctttgcatgtgtgagttctttttttattttgtaggtctgtgtctctcgtcagtgtttctagtttcACTTCCTCTTGTCTCGTTATGTCCAATTACTCCCAGccgtgtctccctcctgtttctcGTGTGCATTGCTGGTTCATCTGCATTATTTCCATCCGTCATTCTGTGTTCTTTCCCTGCATCATCCTGCATCATTTTCTGTGTCTTCCTGCATCTCTGTTTCAAGGTTTGTTTTTGCTTAGTTTTCCGAGTTTATGTTTTCTCAGTTCTGTTTTCAGCCCCCTCGCCTTTTTGTATGTTCACTCTCCATTAATAAAGCTCCCTCACTTCAGTaatgcctgcatcttgggtcctttaaTAATTCCACACGGTTTGCCCTGCTAACCGTGACAGTATACAACGTTTAGGGGACAAAGAACTGGATTTCTTTTGTGCATAATACATCTCAATAAAATACATCtcaaaaaagtttttttattatttaattcaaAAAGCTCGCACTGTGCCAGCTGGGATGGGTCCCATGACCTCTGATTTTCATGAGCTGGGATAGCTCATGAAACATTCAGTTTAGAATAATAGTTGAGTAAATTACTAGTTAAACAGTATAACTGGCCTAATAAACACCTAACCTTTTGTTATCCTGCCTCTTAGTATCTGCATTTTAGTGTCTCCTCATCAACACTCTGCACATCCTGCATGTCGTTTTCTTACGAATGTACTAAACAACTAGTTAACTAACTATTAATTAACTATTATTTCTGTCTTTAACCCTCCTGAGTTTTTAGATTCTTTCACATCACAATCTGGAAGTGGTACAGCTCACCAAATAAGGCTACATGGCTGGGGGATCTAATTCTGCCATGTTAAACTGTACTGTTGCATTTGATTGTGAGTGCCTGAGAGCTGAACCTGCTCTGCTCAATGTGGGGCTTCTACATTGTCTCCTCACTTGGAGAAAATAATGATGGACCAATCTGTCTGAGAATGACTGCAGTCAGTCTGAGTCAAACTGAGACACATTGCCTCCCACCAGGTAACCTGTGCAATCGCAAAAAAATTCACTCACTAACCATCAGTTTTTTGTGGTTGCACAGAGGTGCCAATCTATTTGTCCTCTTGTGTGACTGAGGCCCCTAAGCTACAGAGGGTCTGTCTGTTCATATACTGTCTGTATTGAAGCATATTCATGGAAAGTTGATGGCAAAAAAGGTGGTAGAATATGCAAGCAACAAGGATGAGAGCCTTGACAGAACTGTCACAAAAAGCTAATTCAGGAACAGTATTTGTTATACCTACGTAGGTTTCCTAAGTAAAGTCTATGTTTCTGAACTGATGAAACTGAGAGTGAAAATGGAATTTAACTGTTAGATCTTCAAAATCAAAACAAGTCTTCATAACAATATATTTGGAATTACATCTTTGAATTCTCAAAACCTAAAATACAATCCTTTCTTGCTCTGGAAAgatgatgcaaaaaaaaaaaggattgatACCTAGCAATATTAATTACCTTGGCCATCCACTGACTGGCTGTGGGCAGGTGTGGTAGCACTGTCCACAGCAATGCTAGCATAGCGGGCAAGAGTGGACATGGCGAATTGGTTGGTGAATGGGTCCAGGCAATTTTTATCTCTGGACAGGATTCGAACCGTTTCCAGACAGGCCAGCAGACAGGAAGGCTGCAACTCCCGGTCCAGGAAACCGAGCACTAACTCCCCCAGATGCTGCGTTGCacatatacatgtatgtatgtatatgtatatatatatatatatgtgtgtgtgtgtgtgtgtgtgtgtgtgtgtgtgtgtgtgtgtgtgtgtgtgtgtgtgtgtgtgtgtgtgtgtgtgtgtgtgtgtgtgtgtggaggaacagtagaaacagaacagaaattGTATTAGACTGTAGGCTATTGATGTTCATCAACAGAGTACACCTTCCTTTTTTGTGCAAATAGAcacatacatttatttaaataggcagatttacattttaaactgttGAAAAATGAAACACCAAATCTGACAGCTATATCTGCAGCTTCTGACCTCAGTCTGAATGAATGTCCATCACACATTTTAAGTCAGGCAATGTTAGAACTGATTTTTGATCCATTTGCAGTATAACGCTTCTGTTTTTAAGATCATTTTCTGACTAATTGTAATGAAATCATGACCGTCTTAAGACTGCCAACAAAGTGAAATGTGTTACAGAAAATAACAGATCAGTGAGTTCGACCTACAGCCAGTGGTGAACAAATGATTGCTGTTTCTTACTGAGGATGGGTAACACAACAGATGAAACTGTACATTGAAAactgaaacatgaaaaacactACATACTAAACAGCAGTCTTACCGATAGTGACAAAGTATTTGTAGTGCTAATGATAACGGTCCAATGTCAAGGGGTTTCCTTGATAAAAAGCCCCACATTGTAGTGACCGAATGCAAGGAGCTACAAAGGTTGCTAAAAAGTTTCCTAAGCTGTCATGCACATCTACAAGCAGGACAGCTTAGCAGACCTTCAAATAGGTGTATGCTTAGTGTGGGCACATGATTATTGGATAAAGAAGCCATGCAATAGAACTTTAGCTTCACCTTAAATAAACCTAAACCTTTAGCACTGAACAAACTCACCTTTCTTTTCCACCTTAACAATCAACTACAGTTTCTGTTTGGGTCTGTTTCCTACTGGATGAAATGCTTCCTTTTATAGGAATAAAACTGTTCTTCTATTTATCAGAGAGGAAAACACTTTGGAAAACAGTGTGGTTTCCAAAACCAGATACATTTTCTCAAACAGAATCTAAATCATactgtttaaaaacattttcagatgcttttttaaaggataaagcTGCTAAATGCAGAAATATTGGTTTGTTTAAGTACATTTTTAGATATTTACTGCTTTCTGAATGAATTGCAGGTGTATTAGAtacaaaatcacaataaaactAATCAATAAATGTTCTAATGTTCTATCTTCTCAGCTATTCACCTTAATCAGTTCAAAGATTGACTTTCATCAATACTGAATAAACTGTATGAGGTTTAGGCCATGAATGAATTTGCAGCAATATACTTAATGATAAaccagatttcttttttctaatcTTCAGAACTGCTTCTTTCTCATTAGTTTTTGTTCTTGTGTTATGTATCATCAGAATATCTTCTTACAATCAAAACTAATATGCCAGCATGATTAGTGTTCAAGCAAATGAATAAATCAAAGGTCTTCATTTCATAATTCCCATTGGATTCCATTAAACTATTGCCATTGTGATCTCACACCTATTTGTAGTTTTCTTTAAACCTTTGAACTGATTAAGTGTGTTTACATCTActgtgtcacggttctgggtccatTGGACCCAGTAGTTTgagttttattatgttttagtttgcatcagggattgttttcttgttctcttgtagtgttgatgatgatgatgtttattatttgagtttcatgtttctg
The Maylandia zebra isolate NMK-2024a linkage group LG7, Mzebra_GT3a, whole genome shotgun sequence DNA segment above includes these coding regions:
- the ric8a gene encoding chaperone Ric-8A isoform X2; translation: MMNMDLSAVIEEMETGDQDSALTALQSYNKQMNQCFTFNRDEQKDREHLGELVLGFLDRELQPSCLLACLETVRILSRDKNCLDPFTNQFAMSTLARYASIAVDSATTPAHSQSVDGQEEDAGGDEEETGLCSKVLKESSPPSENPDQEVIVEALKSICNILLHNETGQMVAADLQLIKGVAERLKQCHDPTWNYEVRFFDLRLTFLLTALRVDVRAQLAQELHGVSLLGNHLEATLGLCCSGTLETARAGFEGIPTEELPPLSRQQTELAMEILKILFNITFDINRRKVDEEEAAVYRHLGAILRHCLMSHADGEERTEEFHSHTVNLLGNLPLPCLDVLLMPKVQQGSIEYMGVNMDAVNTLLKFMEKRLDRGHKLKETLLPSLNLLTESARIHRETRKFLRSKVLPPLRDVKNRPEVGNTLRNKIVRLMTLIDTDVKDCAAEFLFVLCKESVSRFIKYTGYGNAAGLLAARGLLRGGKDPGIYSEDEDSETEEYREAKAQINPITGVVEEEQPNPMEGMTEEQKEYEAMKLVHMFDKLSRNHLIQPMQLGMDGTMTEMTTEDPHKLTNKPLLQSEDPPNLDSEDEN
- the ric8a gene encoding chaperone Ric-8A isoform X3; protein product: MMNMDLSAVIEEMETGDQDSALTALQSYNKQMNQCFTFNRDEQKDREEGKLQKHLGELVLGFLDRELQPSCLLACLETVRILSRDKNCLDPFTNQFAMSTLARYASIAVDSATTPAHSQSVDGQEEDAGGDEEETGLCSKVLKESSPPSENPDQEVIVEALKSICNILLHNETGQVRFFDLRLTFLLTALRVDVRAQLAQELHGVSLLGNHLEATLGLCCSGTLETARAGFEGIPTEELPPLSRQQTELAMEILKILFNITFDINRRKVDEEEAAVYRHLGAILRHCLMSHADGEERTEEFHSHTVNLLGNLPLPCLDVLLMPKVQQGSIEYMGVNMDAVNTLLKFMEKRLDRGHKLKETLLPSLNLLTESARIHRETRKFLRSKVLPPLRDVKNRPEVGNTLRNKIVRLMTLIDTDVKDCAAEFLFVLCKESVSRFIKYTGYGNAAGLLAARGLLRGGKDPGIYSEDEDSETEEYREAKAQINPITGVVEEEQPNPMEGMTEEQKEYEAMKLVHMFDKLSRNHLIQPMQLGMDGTMTEMTTEDPHKLTNKPLLQSEDPPNLDSEDEN
- the ric8a gene encoding chaperone Ric-8A isoform X1, with translation MMNMDLSAVIEEMETGDQDSALTALQSYNKQMNQCFTFNRDEQKDREEGKLQKHLGELVLGFLDRELQPSCLLACLETVRILSRDKNCLDPFTNQFAMSTLARYASIAVDSATTPAHSQSVDGQEEDAGGDEEETGLCSKVLKESSPPSENPDQEVIVEALKSICNILLHNETGQMVAADLQLIKGVAERLKQCHDPTWNYEVRFFDLRLTFLLTALRVDVRAQLAQELHGVSLLGNHLEATLGLCCSGTLETARAGFEGIPTEELPPLSRQQTELAMEILKILFNITFDINRRKVDEEEAAVYRHLGAILRHCLMSHADGEERTEEFHSHTVNLLGNLPLPCLDVLLMPKVQQGSIEYMGVNMDAVNTLLKFMEKRLDRGHKLKETLLPSLNLLTESARIHRETRKFLRSKVLPPLRDVKNRPEVGNTLRNKIVRLMTLIDTDVKDCAAEFLFVLCKESVSRFIKYTGYGNAAGLLAARGLLRGGKDPGIYSEDEDSETEEYREAKAQINPITGVVEEEQPNPMEGMTEEQKEYEAMKLVHMFDKLSRNHLIQPMQLGMDGTMTEMTTEDPHKLTNKPLLQSEDPPNLDSEDEN